A genome region from Raphanus sativus cultivar WK10039 unplaced genomic scaffold, ASM80110v3 Scaffold0158, whole genome shotgun sequence includes the following:
- the LOC108832238 gene encoding defensin-like protein 3, giving the protein MAKSATLITLLFAALVFFAAFEAPTMVEAKLCERPSGTWSGVCGNNKECKNQCIRLEGARHGSCNYVFPAHKCICYFPC; this is encoded by the exons ATGGCTAAGTCTGCTACCTTGATCACCCTTCTCTTTGCTGCTCTTGTTTTCTTTGCTGCTTTTG AAGCACCAACAATGGTGGAAGCAAAGTTGTGCGAGAGGCCAAGTGGGACATGGTCAGGAGTTTGTGGAAACAACAAAGAGTGTAAGAATCAGTGCATTCGACTTGAAGGAGCACGACATGGATCTTGCAACTATGTTTTCCCTGCTCACAAGTGCATCTGCTACTTCCCATGTTGA